CTGCGAGATAATGAGGCCCTGAAAAGGGTTTTTTATAAAGAACACGGCCAATGCCGCAGCGAAAAGGGTTATGGCCACGCCGGTCCTGCTGTGCCGATCCCTTATATCGTAAGGCTCGCCGTAGATGCCCGCATAGATTGAGCCGCCCGCCATTCCCGCAGTGACACTTGAAGAAAGGCCTGCCGCGAGAAGGGCCAGGGCAAAAACCGCCGATGCCATGGAGCCCAGAAGAGGCCTGAGCATGGTCTCGGCCTGGGAAAGATCCGTCACTTCCACCTTCCCGCCGAAAAAAGCGGCAGCCGCCAGCAGGATCATCGAGCTGTTGATGGCCCATCCCACAAGCATGGAGAAAAGGGTGTCCACGAACTCATACTTGAGCTGGCGGTCAACGAGGGCTTCGTCGGCGGTGTTCCACTCCCGGCTCTGGATTATCTCGGAGTGCAGAAAGAGGTTGTGAGGCATTACGACGGCGCCAAGGACGCTCATCACAATGGGCATCGAGCCATAGGGAATGGAGGGGGTGACCCATCCCGTAAAGGCCTGGCTCCAGGCAACCTTTACCTGGAGAAGCTCATAGAGAAACGCAAGGCCGATGAGGGAGACAAAGCCTATTATCCAGCGCTCAATCTTCCTGTAGCCGTTGGCAAAGAGCATCCATCCCACGAAGGCGAGGGCGATAAGGACACCGATTCTCAGGGGAATGTGGAAAAGCATCTCAAGGCCGATTGCGGCTCCCAGCAGCTCGGCGAGCGCCGTGGACACCGCTGCAAGAACTGCCGTCGAGAGGATTGCCCGGGCACTCCATGGGCGGAGGTGACTCACCGCTGATTCCGACAGGCACTTCCCCGTGACAATGCCCAGATGGGCAGCGTTATGCTGAAGCACGATCAGCATAAGGGTGGAAAGCGTCACCATCCAGAGAAGACTGTACCCGTAACGGGAACCGGCGGCCACATTTGACGCCCAGTTGCCGGGATCGATAAACCCCACGGTGACCAGAAGGCCGGGGCCTATATATTTCAGGATCTCAAAAGCCGCAAGACGGGGCCTCTTTTTCTCCTCGCCGGAGAAGAAATAGACCAGGCGCTTTTTAAATTCCTTGATGTTCATTCAGAATCCCGCTTAAGGCTCCGTCACTGCATTGCGTCACAGGGCATAGAAATTCTTCACAGCCCTGTCTCTGGACAGAGTATACCAGAATTCTCCCCGCGGCACAATATGCCCGCAGACAGTCTTCCGAAGAGGCTTCACCGGGCGGAAGTGTCTCCCGATCACTCCCGGAGGAGATTGTGAGAGCGGAGGAGAAGAGTCATACCAGGAACAACGCTTCCATGGGAGGAGCTGCATGGCAACCTACGCGATATATCTCTTCGCGGCCATCCTGTTCATATCAGCCCTCATTCCCTTCCTGTTTTTCCTGATACACAGGAGGAGCAGGATTCCCCTTGACGTCAACGAGCGGAGCCTCCTCTCGACATCCTTCGGCTTTTTCAACGCCCTCTACGCCTTCCTGCTCAGCTTCGCCGTGATAACCCTCTGGTCGCAGGTCATCGATGCGCAGGATGATGTCGGGAGGGAAGCCCAGACAATAAACACCATGTATCACCTCGCTCTCCTCATTCCTGACTCCGATGACCTCAAGCATGCCCTGATAGACTACAACAACTGCATAATAGACGACGAGTGGAAGGAGATGGCGGTTCACAGGTGCATCAGCGAAAAAACCCAGACAGCTTTTCACAACATCTGGTACAGGATCCACACGCTGCCTCTCAAAAGC
This region of Candidatus Eremiobacterota bacterium genomic DNA includes:
- a CDS encoding Nramp family divalent metal transporter, with product MNIKEFKKRLVYFFSGEEKKRPRLAAFEILKYIGPGLLVTVGFIDPGNWASNVAAGSRYGYSLLWMVTLSTLMLIVLQHNAAHLGIVTGKCLSESAVSHLRPWSARAILSTAVLAAVSTALAELLGAAIGLEMLFHIPLRIGVLIALAFVGWMLFANGYRKIERWIIGFVSLIGLAFLYELLQVKVAWSQAFTGWVTPSIPYGSMPIVMSVLGAVVMPHNLFLHSEIIQSREWNTADEALVDRQLKYEFVDTLFSMLVGWAINSSMILLAAAAFFGGKVEVTDLSQAETMLRPLLGSMASAVFALALLAAGLSSSVTAGMAGGSIYAGIYGEPYDIRDRHSRTGVAITLFAAALAVFFIKNPFQGLIISQMLLSIQLPITIFLQIRLTSSKRVMGKYANTLRENILLWIVAAVVTLLNVLLLIDILA